In Fibrobacter sp. UWB15, the following proteins share a genomic window:
- the mraY gene encoding phospho-N-acetylmuramoyl-pentapeptide-transferase: MLCQWLYHLTNIDLFDGRLFRAGTAAMLSIILVMTFMPIYIRKLQSLDATSDFDKDGKSKSPPIMGGLLLVIVVEIVSLLVCKMNGYTISTLIVLAAFSAVGAIDDIAKVKAKRLIKLGKLKAADYMDKADGISSSLRLFLYFLFSLVVAIFCYKFIPELKGDLTIPFCPISVFQIHLPNWIFVGFMTFVIAASANGTNFTDGLDSLVSVPILSSMVFVGLVAYVSGNFIFSQYLSVPYLPGCDELFPLAMSIAGALLAYLWFNSPPAEIYMGDAGSVGFGAAIGIMFILVQAGLFLPIVCIIIIAEACSVLLQISWFKFTKKTTGEGKRIFLCAPLHHHYQKKWEGRFPSKPLMNSKIVWRMHLISIFALIVSMVIFFGIR; this comes from the coding sequence ATGCTTTGTCAGTGGCTTTATCATTTAACGAATATCGATCTTTTTGATGGCCGTCTGTTCCGCGCAGGCACAGCAGCCATGCTCTCTATCATCCTCGTCATGACCTTCATGCCAATCTACATCCGTAAACTCCAGAGCCTCGATGCGACATCGGACTTCGATAAAGACGGCAAATCCAAGTCTCCCCCGATTATGGGCGGACTTCTCCTTGTCATTGTGGTAGAAATCGTGTCGCTCCTAGTATGCAAGATGAACGGCTACACCATTTCGACTCTGATTGTGCTTGCCGCGTTTTCTGCCGTGGGCGCCATCGACGACATCGCCAAAGTCAAGGCCAAGCGCCTGATCAAGCTCGGCAAGCTCAAGGCCGCCGACTACATGGACAAGGCCGACGGCATTTCCAGCAGCCTTCGTCTGTTCCTCTATTTCTTGTTTAGCCTGGTCGTTGCCATTTTCTGCTACAAGTTCATTCCCGAACTCAAGGGCGACTTGACCATCCCCTTCTGCCCCATTAGTGTTTTCCAGATTCACCTGCCCAACTGGATTTTCGTCGGGTTCATGACCTTCGTGATTGCAGCTTCTGCCAACGGAACGAACTTCACCGACGGTCTCGACAGCCTTGTCTCTGTACCGATTCTTTCGAGCATGGTGTTTGTGGGCCTCGTGGCCTACGTGAGCGGCAACTTTATCTTTAGCCAGTACCTGAGCGTTCCGTACCTGCCCGGCTGCGACGAACTATTCCCGCTTGCGATGTCGATTGCGGGTGCACTCCTCGCCTACTTGTGGTTCAACAGCCCTCCGGCCGAAATCTACATGGGCGACGCCGGCTCCGTAGGCTTTGGAGCCGCTATCGGTATTATGTTCATTCTAGTGCAGGCAGGGCTTTTCCTCCCCATCGTTTGCATCATCATCATTGCCGAAGCATGCTCCGTGTTGCTCCAGATTAGCTGGTTCAAGTTCACCAAGAAAACCACCGGCGAAGGCAAGCGCATCTTCCTTTGCGCGCCTCTCCACCACCACTACCAAAAGAAGTGGGAAGGCCGTTTCCCGAGCAAACCCCTGATGAATTCGAAGATTGTGTGGCGCATGCACCTCATCAGCATCTTCGCGCTCATCGTAAGCATGGTGATTTTCTTCGGCATTAGGTAA
- a CDS encoding LysE family translocator, with amino-acid sequence MLEFFIAALVVGIAPGPDNLFVLAQSAAHGARAGFCVILGLCTGIMVQTGLLVAGVSALVAASPTAFFVMQCLGAAYLLYLAYRSFQVRAGNVAIDDENHKPSDVGHPSARKLYLRGIIMNISNPKVILFLLSFIPPAVRLDRPIHPSLQMAIFGAEFIVATMIVFGSVALLAGAVKKFLLNSPKANRNLNWFSGCVFVLLAVALFLV; translated from the coding sequence ATGCTTGAATTCTTTATTGCAGCGCTTGTCGTGGGGATTGCCCCCGGGCCAGATAATTTATTCGTACTTGCCCAAAGTGCTGCCCACGGCGCCCGAGCCGGTTTTTGCGTGATTTTGGGGCTTTGCACGGGAATCATGGTGCAGACGGGGCTGCTGGTCGCGGGGGTTTCGGCGCTGGTTGCCGCAAGCCCGACGGCGTTCTTTGTGATGCAGTGCCTGGGGGCGGCGTACTTGCTGTATTTGGCGTACCGGAGTTTTCAAGTTCGCGCCGGAAACGTGGCTATAGATGATGAAAATCATAAGCCCAGCGATGTCGGCCATCCTTCTGCCCGCAAGCTTTACCTGCGCGGAATCATTATGAACATTTCGAACCCGAAGGTGATTCTCTTTTTGCTGTCGTTTATTCCGCCGGCTGTGCGCTTGGACCGCCCGATTCACCCGAGCCTGCAAATGGCAATCTTTGGCGCAGAATTCATTGTGGCGACCATGATTGTGTTCGGTTCGGTCGCCCTGTTGGCTGGCGCCGTTAAGAAGTTCCTGCTGAATAGCCCGAAGGCGAACCGCAACCTCAACTGGTTCAGCGGCTGCGTGTTCGTACTCTTGGCCGTGGCGCTGTTCTTGGTTTAA
- a CDS encoding bifunctional oligoribonuclease/PAP phosphatase NrnA — protein sequence MRIDEFLSEASSVAIFGHVRPDGDCVGSTTGIYNYIKDNYPTIQADLFLEEFPDSYKILRGASDAHSAWTAECNSGKPYDLVFLMDTPSFERVGANGAECIKSAKKNINIDHHISNPLNLCTLNLVEPEASSASEVLYVNLDKAKISRDTASSLYLGIVHDTGAFKYSCTGKRTMQVVGDLIEAGVDFAKIVNETYYTRTYKQTLITGYAMQQSKLGLGGKVVYSYITPEDMERFGVTPVELSTVIDTIREVGGTEVALLLYPVNGKYKISLRSNYVVDVNAIAKEFGGGGHTRAAGGDTSDAPEVAIEKILKLIEKQL from the coding sequence ATGAGAATTGATGAATTTTTAAGCGAAGCAAGTTCCGTAGCCATTTTCGGGCACGTGCGCCCGGACGGCGATTGCGTGGGTTCTACCACAGGCATTTACAACTACATCAAGGACAACTACCCCACCATTCAGGCGGACTTGTTCCTTGAAGAATTCCCCGACAGCTACAAGATTTTGCGCGGGGCAAGCGATGCCCACTCAGCCTGGACAGCCGAATGTAACAGCGGCAAGCCCTACGACCTCGTCTTCCTCATGGACACCCCGAGCTTTGAACGCGTGGGCGCGAACGGCGCCGAATGCATCAAGTCAGCCAAGAAAAACATCAACATCGACCACCATATTAGCAACCCGCTGAACCTTTGCACCCTGAACCTCGTGGAGCCCGAAGCAAGTTCTGCAAGCGAGGTTCTATACGTAAACCTCGACAAGGCTAAAATCAGCCGCGACACCGCCAGTTCCCTTTACCTCGGCATTGTACACGATACGGGAGCCTTCAAGTACAGCTGCACCGGCAAGCGCACCATGCAGGTGGTGGGCGACCTGATTGAAGCTGGCGTCGACTTCGCAAAAATCGTGAATGAGACTTACTACACCCGCACCTACAAGCAGACGCTCATTACGGGCTATGCCATGCAGCAGAGCAAGCTTGGTTTAGGCGGCAAGGTCGTCTACAGCTACATTACGCCCGAAGACATGGAACGTTTCGGTGTCACGCCCGTGGAACTTTCCACCGTCATTGACACCATCCGTGAAGTCGGCGGCACCGAAGTGGCCTTGCTTTTGTATCCCGTAAACGGGAAGTACAAAATCAGCCTGCGCAGCAACTATGTAGTCGATGTAAACGCCATCGCAAAAGAATTCGGCGGAGGCGGCCACACCCGTGCCGCCGGCGGCGACACCAGCGATGCGCCCGAAGTCGCGATTGAAAAAATCCTGAAGTTGATAGAAAAACAGCTTTAA
- a CDS encoding Cof-type HAD-IIB family hydrolase, which yields MKLFFTDLDGTLLTDDKRILDVDMKAIEGMLARGHKLVLCTGRPLTSAKQLAQRYGFDKPGFFLVSFNGGLIYDYSTEQSILTRYIPVESVKFIMDAAHKAGMHAHTYSGDLVVSEYETEQLKTYCRLMKMDYVVVKDIRDYYGDFINVVVKPPIKVNIITPFNHDSLLDFRAEMRKTTAGKLFDVFSKPEMLEFSHMQSNKGDAVRFMADFYKVPLSDTIAVGDEENDCPMIEAAGVGIAMANASDVAKSVADYVTKADNNHGGIAEIIQKFVI from the coding sequence ATGAAACTCTTTTTCACTGATCTTGACGGTACGCTCCTGACCGACGACAAGCGGATTCTCGATGTGGACATGAAAGCCATCGAGGGAATGCTTGCACGCGGGCACAAGTTGGTGCTCTGCACCGGGCGTCCGCTCACGAGCGCCAAGCAACTGGCGCAAAGGTACGGCTTCGACAAGCCGGGCTTTTTCCTGGTGAGTTTCAACGGCGGGCTCATTTACGATTACTCCACCGAACAGTCCATTCTGACGCGCTACATTCCGGTAGAATCGGTCAAATTCATTATGGATGCGGCCCACAAGGCGGGCATGCACGCGCACACGTACTCGGGCGACCTCGTTGTCTCGGAATACGAGACGGAACAACTCAAGACGTATTGCCGGCTGATGAAGATGGACTACGTGGTTGTCAAGGATATTCGCGACTACTACGGTGATTTTATCAATGTGGTGGTAAAGCCTCCCATCAAGGTGAATATCATTACGCCGTTTAATCACGATAGCCTGCTCGATTTTCGCGCCGAGATGCGCAAGACCACGGCGGGCAAGCTCTTTGACGTGTTCAGCAAGCCCGAAATGCTCGAATTTTCGCACATGCAGTCCAACAAGGGCGATGCGGTGCGTTTTATGGCCGATTTTTACAAGGTCCCGCTTTCGGATACCATCGCCGTGGGCGACGAAGAAAACGACTGCCCCATGATCGAGGCCGCAGGTGTAGGAATTGCCATGGCGAACGCTTCCGATGTGGCTAAATCGGTGGCCGACTATGTCACAAAAGCGGACAACAACCACGGTGGAATTGCCGAAATTATCCAAAAATTCGTGATTTAG
- a CDS encoding diguanylate cyclase, whose protein sequence is MKQFQFDYHSITTLKRDLDKISLWCKSRVFSHVVFQIYSNSMDRGQIDLVCDVISQNFPDSIYMGCSTAGNIVDGHISNAEISVVCTIFEYPTTQLKLLQYTMDADNAVDVVGSIKEEIKANPWVKAVELQLTTLGVSMTPFCDAFKDVDPSIAIFGGGAINPSLTSTETCVFSNVGGYSGKGVLVLLMGGEDFFVYTTHVIGWKPLGREFVVTKAKGPVLYELNGEPAYEVYHRYLNIQNDEHFIYNTLEFPLFYKRNGIDIMRAPVACNEDGSVVMSSDIEEGVKVRLAYGDPWTILASVRKDGRNIGVFSPEIIKAFSCVVRRIFWGKEEISSETLPLQSIAFTSGFYSSSEFLRTGCCVNQHNATLVIAGMREGKGGERYDFEMPEEAFSGKVSMINRLATFIDVTAQEQAETYAKLQLTSITDSLAEVFNRGEIQRRITQCVTSGRPACLVMFDIDNFKQINDTWGHKEGDNVIQEISRLLRRVADETGLSGVDAAGFNMTDFEGMCAKEYELHGGDSLQPVPVILNVKSPIGRWGGEEFMVLLQDSSLKTAIDFADRVRVAFNDITFEKAGRRSVSAGVIELRKGESADAAIVRVDKALYRAKKNGKNCVVVSEGENDG, encoded by the coding sequence ATGAAACAATTCCAGTTCGATTACCACAGTATCACTACGTTAAAACGCGACCTTGACAAGATTAGTCTCTGGTGTAAATCACGAGTGTTTTCTCATGTGGTATTCCAGATTTATTCGAACTCCATGGATCGTGGGCAGATAGACCTGGTTTGTGACGTCATTTCGCAGAATTTTCCGGATTCCATTTACATGGGTTGTTCCACGGCTGGCAACATTGTGGATGGGCATATATCAAATGCCGAAATTTCCGTTGTCTGTACGATTTTTGAATATCCTACGACTCAGCTAAAATTGCTGCAGTATACGATGGATGCGGACAATGCCGTTGATGTGGTTGGCAGTATTAAAGAAGAAATCAAGGCGAATCCGTGGGTGAAGGCGGTTGAACTGCAGCTGACGACTCTTGGTGTTTCTATGACACCGTTTTGCGATGCGTTCAAGGATGTGGACCCCTCGATTGCGATTTTTGGCGGTGGCGCCATTAATCCGAGTCTGACAAGTACGGAAACATGCGTGTTTTCGAATGTGGGCGGGTATTCAGGAAAGGGTGTCCTAGTACTTTTGATGGGAGGTGAAGACTTCTTTGTCTATACCACCCATGTGATTGGCTGGAAACCCCTTGGCCGTGAATTTGTGGTGACAAAAGCGAAGGGGCCGGTGCTGTATGAACTGAATGGCGAGCCCGCTTATGAAGTCTATCACCGCTATTTGAATATCCAGAATGACGAACACTTCATTTACAACACGCTGGAATTCCCGTTGTTCTACAAGCGCAATGGAATTGACATCATGCGTGCGCCGGTAGCCTGTAACGAAGATGGTTCCGTAGTCATGTCGTCGGATATCGAAGAAGGCGTGAAGGTGCGCCTTGCTTATGGCGACCCGTGGACAATTCTTGCAAGTGTCCGAAAAGACGGCCGTAATATAGGGGTGTTTAGCCCTGAAATAATCAAGGCGTTTTCTTGTGTAGTACGTCGAATCTTTTGGGGCAAAGAAGAAATCAGTAGTGAAACGCTCCCGCTGCAGAGCATTGCGTTTACTTCGGGTTTTTATTCCTCTAGCGAATTCTTGCGCACGGGCTGTTGCGTGAACCAGCACAATGCGACTCTTGTGATTGCAGGAATGCGCGAAGGCAAGGGTGGGGAACGTTATGATTTCGAAATGCCCGAGGAGGCGTTCTCGGGCAAGGTTTCCATGATTAACCGTCTGGCGACTTTTATCGATGTGACGGCACAGGAGCAAGCCGAAACTTACGCGAAACTGCAGTTGACCTCTATTACGGATTCCTTGGCGGAGGTGTTTAACCGTGGCGAAATTCAACGCCGAATTACCCAGTGCGTGACGTCAGGACGACCTGCCTGCCTTGTAATGTTCGATATCGACAATTTTAAACAAATTAACGATACCTGGGGCCACAAGGAAGGTGATAACGTTATTCAAGAAATCAGCCGTCTTTTGAGAAGAGTTGCCGATGAAACCGGATTATCCGGGGTCGATGCGGCTGGCTTTAATATGACTGATTTTGAGGGGATGTGTGCAAAGGAATACGAACTTCATGGTGGAGACTCTTTACAGCCTGTTCCTGTGATTCTGAATGTAAAATCTCCCATTGGCCGTTGGGGTGGTGAAGAATTCATGGTGCTTTTGCAGGATTCTTCGTTAAAAACGGCTATAGATTTTGCTGATAGGGTGCGTGTCGCGTTCAATGATATTACATTTGAAAAAGCTGGACGTCGTTCCGTGAGTGCAGGTGTAATTGAACTTCGGAAGGGCGAAAGCGCTGATGCCGCAATCGTTCGCGTTGACAAGGCTCTTTATAGAGCCAAGAAAAACGGCAAGAACTGCGTTGTGGTGTCTGAAGGAGAAAATGATGGATAG
- a CDS encoding EAL domain-containing protein — protein sequence MMDSVVKAKIDSLYEAFSVLANGAYIYVTDMRTDWTRWSKEAVHYFGLPDEYMQGVAYAWMEKIHPDDRAAYKENIDKVMSGQMNEHNLQYRVLTKSGRYIVCTCRGVLLRDEHGNPNYFGGMIKNNDTLSYYDDVSNMRSLYGFLEDMQSTSWRGKSLQVMILGINDFSRLNEIYGYTFGNRVLQEFSKMIKVEAHGLGDWYRMDGTKFAIVCQKASVEDLKKLYKRIQYNSLHDFNVDGTRVVLSFVAGAINLEKFDVSVETVYSCLRFAYYESKNNHLGELYILKNDVNDDKRFAIERINVIRNSIVNHCDGFYLCYQPIVDANSEKIIGAEALIRWKNEEYGVVPPVEFVDILEQDNLFPELGKWILRTAIKDAKVILESYPGFVINVNLSYTQLEKPDFVENVLSILEEESFPPQNLCLEITERCRLLDMALLKDIFTRLRNKGVKVALDDFGTGFSSIGVLRELPVTTVKIDRSFVMNIEQDTSDQKTVRFISELADSFSSSVTAEGIETPEMREFLLRFKVKSLQGFYYSKPLPVDEFMAKYVNV from the coding sequence ATGATGGATAGCGTTGTCAAAGCGAAAATTGATTCCTTGTATGAGGCTTTTTCGGTACTTGCGAATGGGGCATACATCTATGTTACCGATATGAGAACAGATTGGACCCGCTGGTCTAAAGAGGCTGTTCACTATTTTGGCTTACCTGACGAATATATGCAGGGGGTAGCTTATGCCTGGATGGAAAAAATCCACCCGGATGATCGCGCCGCCTATAAAGAAAATATTGACAAGGTCATGTCCGGCCAGATGAACGAACATAATCTTCAGTATCGCGTGTTGACAAAAAGTGGCCGCTACATTGTTTGCACCTGTCGAGGTGTTCTGCTCCGTGACGAACACGGAAACCCGAACTACTTTGGCGGAATGATCAAGAACAATGACACCCTAAGCTATTATGACGATGTTTCCAACATGAGAAGCCTTTATGGTTTTTTGGAAGACATGCAGTCGACGAGTTGGCGTGGTAAAAGCCTGCAGGTGATGATTTTGGGCATTAATGATTTTTCTCGTCTGAATGAAATTTACGGCTACACGTTCGGAAACCGCGTGCTCCAGGAATTTTCAAAGATGATCAAGGTCGAGGCCCATGGCCTGGGTGATTGGTACCGAATGGATGGAACCAAGTTTGCTATTGTCTGCCAGAAAGCCTCTGTTGAAGACCTGAAAAAACTGTACAAACGTATCCAGTACAATTCCCTTCATGATTTTAATGTGGATGGAACTCGCGTAGTTCTTTCGTTTGTCGCAGGAGCCATCAACCTCGAAAAATTCGATGTCAGCGTAGAAACCGTTTATTCTTGCCTGCGCTTTGCCTATTACGAATCCAAGAATAATCACTTGGGTGAGTTGTATATTCTTAAGAACGACGTAAACGACGACAAGCGTTTCGCCATCGAGCGTATCAATGTGATTCGCAATAGCATCGTGAATCATTGCGATGGGTTCTACTTGTGCTACCAGCCGATTGTGGACGCCAACAGCGAAAAGATTATTGGCGCCGAGGCTTTGATCCGTTGGAAAAATGAGGAGTACGGCGTTGTACCTCCGGTAGAATTTGTCGATATTTTGGAACAAGATAATTTGTTCCCGGAACTGGGTAAGTGGATTCTAAGGACTGCAATCAAGGATGCAAAAGTAATCCTTGAATCGTACCCGGGGTTTGTAATCAACGTGAACCTTTCGTACACGCAGCTAGAAAAGCCTGACTTTGTCGAGAACGTGCTTTCTATTCTGGAAGAGGAATCGTTCCCGCCGCAGAACCTGTGCCTGGAAATTACGGAGCGTTGCCGCCTTTTGGACATGGCTCTTCTTAAAGACATCTTTACGCGGCTGCGCAATAAGGGTGTCAAGGTGGCGCTCGATGACTTCGGTACCGGCTTCAGCTCTATTGGCGTGTTGCGTGAACTGCCGGTGACTACGGTGAAAATCGACCGCAGCTTTGTCATGAATATCGAACAGGATACTTCTGACCAGAAGACTGTTCGTTTTATTTCGGAACTGGCGGATTCTTTCTCGTCGTCGGTAACTGCAGAAGGTATCGAAACGCCCGAAATGCGAGAATTCCTGCTGCGATTCAAGGTCAAGAGCCTGCAGGGGTTCTACTACTCGAAACCGCTGCCGGTTGACGAGTTCATGGCCAAGTACGTGAATGTGTAG